TGCATGGGCAGGAGACTGGTTCTTCGCAATTCCAGTGCTTCGTTGTAAGCCACAATACCCAGGCTGGAGCTTCTGTGTCGAGGCACCAGGCTCTGGGCCTGGAGGCTGGCCCGACGGTCAACTGAACTCTTGGCCACTAGTGTGACCCGGGAGTTCTGGAAGAGTTTGAGGTGGCTGTCCACCCGGTCAGGGTTGATGGAGCGGAGCTCCTTGGCGCGCTGCTGGCGGATGAGCTCAGGAACTGCATAGCGCCGTTTGCCCACACTTGGGGGACTGTCAGGACACACCTGAAACCAAATCAACAGTCTCTGAATGGTTGTACTCCTTATAATATCAGTAGTATAATATCAGTAGCACTGCAGTGGTCGAGATAATAACAGAATTCTATTCAATGATCAGTCTCCCCTTTGATTTTATTGCAGTACTGGTAATCTTGCATAAATAACCTGCTTATCGGATAAAGCTGGCGTTTATTATATCCTTTAATTACTATGAACTAATCccatgaaaaaaacagattttttgataaaataaaagataaattaGTGGCAGTGGCTTTTAATAGCATTATTACCACAATATTACCATTAGTTTATTTGCACATCACTTCTATTTAGTGACAGAGCGACTTTATCCTACTACTTGTTAAACACAGTCACAATTTGTACACtgatgcaaaaacacaaaatatcaatTGTTCAGTCAAATTTCATGTCTGTGGAAGGTGATTTCCATATTGTACAAGAATGTTTGGCTCCATTGGAGGATAAGTGAATGAGCTGATATTTCCAACTATGCTGTGTATGTACAGATACCACCAGGAAAAATGCAGATGAGAACAGCTTTAAAGATTTTGACCATGAAAGAAGGCTTCCTTATCACAAAGAGCTATACTAATTACTTCACCTTATCTCagcttttgtttgaaaaaagcTTGTTGTTAGTGCCTAAGTGACGAACATGGGGATTAGAATACATATGTTCTGGATCTCATGGTATAGTGTTTAATGCTGTTTAATGAATAactggataataataataatacattttatttaaaggcgcctttcttggcactcaaggacaccatAATGACCAGTAAGCATGATCTAAAGCTTCATTACTCACCGTATGGCAGGCTATTGCAATCAAAGGGCTCCTCATGGCTGTTGTAATAGAAACCATGTGGTCAATCACACCTTCATCTTCAGGGTTGGTGACATTTGCAATGTTGAAGACGTTCCGTACTGTATCAGACAGGCGCTTCAGGCAACCACGGGGCTCCTGGGCTTTGGCCACCAGTGATGCCAGTGGGGGCCATTCTAGACTGGGAGAGCAAGTTTGACATAAATCCACCGGCGCTGGAGAGTTTACTCTTCATAATCATAAAGCAAAATGTATACTTTCACATGATTTACAACTTTACGACTCTTGTTACGACTCTTGTAACTGTTTTTTCTTAATTCCATGTCTCCTATTTTCTTGTAGTGTATTTTGCTATCTTCGCTGCCTCTTGCATTAACCCTCCTTAATCTGCAAtaaactttttcacattaaacttAGATTTATTACACACTTCTCACACTGAGTCTATACTAGTCCATAACTACATAGCTAGAATGCAGGTGAGGCTTATTTGTTTTCTACAGCAACTTGGCAGACAGCTCCTGCTGGGTTGTGAAGTGGCCCAAGTGAAGAGTCAGAGAAAAGGGCtatgtgcaaaataaaaaattctgtGAGTACTGCAGCGCCCTTGAAAACTAGTCAGTAATATTCTGCTTCCATTCTCCCTTGGAACACAGTTTTGAAACACTGCAATGCAGTGACGAATGAATGACTCTTATTAAGGGTTATGAGATATTGCACAAACAATGTGATCCAGCCATTAGTTTTACCTGTATGTGTCAGAGTACTGGCGGGGACAGGGCCGCTCCATCAGACGTGTAATCACCCAGGCGGTTTCATAACGGCCCGTAAATAAAGCCCACTCCCTGGCAGTCAAGTTGCGGCCACAGTCTTTCGCATTCAGGGCAGCCCCTGGTAGACACAACAGAgagttaaaaatgttaatgaaaaagCATAGCAGAAGGTGGACACACAAAGATGTGGATTAAAAGATAACAACGTGGAGATAGAAAGATTAGATTCAAAAGTTTGTGTCTAAGGCTGCTATCTGTCTCAGTGTGTTCAGGACATCCTCATACAAATCTCACAGGGCCAGTTAATATATGCACATAATGCAAAAATTAACATATTGATAAATCAATCTAAAGGTGTCATTCCCATCATTAACATTAAACTGAAATCCTGTCAATTAAACCCCCTGCCTCTATGATTTGGCATATAATCTCTCCATTAGATCCACTCTTACAACTAAAAAGAGAATACTCGTATAATAACACAGATCTGAATCACTGCCAAAACTAATTCAAATTGCCCATCTGTCCACCAAATTTCTGAAAATTTGTTCACAGTTTTCTGAGCAGCCCTGATGGCAGAGTAATGGTAgaataaacaacattttgtgGATGTAATCAGTAGAATTTGCATAAAAAGgtaatttttaaaatatagaCTTTGACAGTGCAGCATATTAACAGTATGCTTCTGATACTGAAACATTTGCTTCTGCGTATCAAATTTGATAGCTATAGAGTTTTGTACATTTAGTGTAATTATACACATTTGCCTCACCTGCCATCATGAGCGAGCGCACACATTCCACCCGGCCCTGCATGGCAGCTTTCATCAGAGCGGTGAAGCCATGGCAGTTTCTCCTTTCGATGTCCAACCCAGAGTAGTAGTTCAGCAAATAGTTGGTGATTGTTATGTGGCCTTGAAACAGACAGTCATTACTGTAAGTCACCTTTCACAATCTATAAGCATAACGCTGTCTTGGAAAAGACCTGCTAAATGCTATTTCACACTTGTCCACCATATTGTAGACACACAAGATCTACAATATGTTTTCATACAACACACTCATCACTTCTGTTGAACGCTTGACAACACGAGTGCATTGTTTTTTAtactcatctgtgtgtgttcatctgtctCAGCATTACTGCcatactgtgtgtatttgtatctgtgtctgcatgtgttcaACAGTACTGTGAACCAGCCTGTAAGTGTCTGTGTATCAAAGGctgtgtttgacatttgtgtgtgtgcatggggaACTTACCTGCTTGGGCAGCAGTGATTAGAGCTGTGTTTCCTTCACTGTCCTGCCAGTTGACATCCAGATACGGACACTGAGACAGCGCTATGACGACATCCACGTAACCTTGGTAACATGCAATCAAAAGCCCTATCTGGGATAGAAAAGTGACAGATAAAATAGAGACTTAAGTTTAGAATCAGCAAAATTGTTCAGGGAAAAACTTGCCAAAGGAGATGAAGTCCAACTGCACTGCTGACATGTAGGAAGTAGTATGAAGAGAAATGTGGTCATGGCAGTGTCAGTAGAAATCCATAAGACCAGGGGACCTTTGTGCATCTTTCAAAACTAATATCCATAAATAAATACGACATGTTATGTTTTCACTGAGACCTGAACCGACTTGAACTCAGTGGAAAAAtaaactgtctctctgtgtgtatgtgtatgtgtttgtgtgtctgtgtgtgtgttcatgccaGAATAGGCAcccttttatgtgtgtgtgtggatgaatgtgtaaatgttaGTCTCTGAGTGTGAGTTTATTTGAGTTTTGGAGTATGTGAGTCGTGGAAAACGAAAAGTTGTAAAAGTTGAGTACTTTCCAGAAGGCGCACACCTCATCAGCCAAGACAAACACGTTTACcaccagagagagaagagagatagGGTGGAATTTAAGAACACAAAGTTCTCAATTAACATATCATCTACAGTGTATTTAAACATGAATACATGAAAGATTTCTGTTGGAAAGACATGTCTTTCACTAGATGGGTCAGAGCATAAGTGGATaaatttggaaatgttttttcacaaattaataaatatatgtgaataatgtaatgagaatgaatgtgactgtgtaCAAAGTGTACAAAACTTACAAAGCTGTAGCTTAAGTTGCaacaaagccaaacaaacaaTGTGTTGATCATAAcgaataattgattaattattaattggCTAGCCAGCCAACCCTACTGGGACtctttgtttgtgcttttttaaaacCAGGCGTGCTGGAAATGTCAACCAGTCAGACCTCCTCCATGTCAGAACAAACATAGACAGTGCATGCATCAGTTGCAAgacaaatatttatgttttctgcTCAGATTAATCAAGAAAGGCTGTAGGCATTTTCATTTTGAGCTTGTATTTTCAATAACAGGAACATTTCTCACTGCACTTTTACCTCTTCATATTActtgaagaggaaaacagaatgGGGTCAAGTCGACGACAAACATCAGTTCAAAGGCAGCGTAATGTCTTACTGTAGCTGCAGGTCAAAGGGTGTGTCATACTGTAAAAGACATGGTGATAGAAACATCAGTATCAACAATCACCTCCCAGTTTCTGTTAAAATCCAATTGTCCTAACAGCAGGACAAGTCAATAAAGACACCATGGTGTATTGAACttatttgtgtatatttgaCACCATGTGGATATGAGAATCTTGTCATGAAGAGTTAAAAATTAGACTTTGCTCGCAAGAAGAATATATGAAATACAGTGTTTAGGTAAGTTGTTACCATTTAGTCTTGGTTCTTGGTGGACACATTGTGTTACTCCAGTAAATTATTCTTTCAAACTCTGGTATGAATGTGATCAAAAGTTATGTCTCACTGACATGAATAAATGGAAGATTGGTACAGATATGACCTGAAGGTGTAAACAAGTTTACAAAGATTCTGCCAACCTCCCCCATATCTACATactacccacacacacacacaagttataTGTGAATCTCCACATATTGAATATCCGCTCACtaaagtcaaaatataaaaacatcgTGCAAAATACCTGCAGTTTAGTCAATACAGTACATCTTATACAAACTTATCAGGTTGCAGATGATTTTAATCAACCCTTAATTTAACCATCATTGAGGCTATGTCAGCATCATGTCACATAAACATGTGACCACATTTTTCAAGACAATGAAAAATTCCCAAAACGTGATGGTCTGATAAATCCTATGATTATAGGTTTTTGACAACGTATGGGAGGGATTGCCCGACCACTGTCTTTATTTGTGTTAATCTGTATCAGACTGACAACATAGTTTCTTATTAACATATAGCAACCTAGCTTTTAATTATCTCTGCAGCCCAGGCTCAGTTAAAACAATGCCTTATAGCATTTACAAGACATGAGATGTTTTTTACCTGTAAGACAAACTGAACTTAAACTTGTGGCTACAACAAGCCAGACCATCAGCCAGCTGAAGATGTAGTCACATCCCTGAGGGTTTTAAGGGGAAGAGGTGGAAAGAGGTCCTGTGGAGTAACTGGTGGATCGTCTAGAAGAAATTCACGTACAATGGCACAGCTCCAAATAGCTCTATCTGGTTAGACACACATGTAGACCttgtctgcctctttctctcatgtgcacacacacacacattcttggcAACCCTCCAGGCTTGCTGTGGTGTACTTTAGAAGCATGCCCTGCAGCATGTCTGGAGCAATTTCATCAGACAGTGCCCTATTTTCTCTGTGaaactatctctctctcacacacacacacacatacaatcatttaacttttttttctccctttcttgcGGACACAATTTTTCTACTCAGCACATCCCTATCATAAACACAagtatatattttacatatcCATTGCGCTCTGATTTTGATGCACTTTACTAGCGGTTACTAGCAATGTTGGAGTTTGAAGAATCTGACAGAAGGGAACCAGTCAAATGCACACAGCGAAGGAATCGAAAAAAAGGCAATTGTGCGACTCAATATTACTCACTCAATGACTAACGTGAGAGCTAAAGggataaaaataacaatacaatCTGGCAGTTTAATAACCCTAAAACAAGCAGGAGAGCATGAGTGTGTAtgaagtgcatgtgtgtgtaaaaaagaTAGAgatacagtaaaatgtaaagagaGACTTTCAGCATGACAGAGATTCAAATCCTCACTAACAGTTTTCAGGGTAATAATGTATTTTGTATGTAGACCAAATGAAGATGCAGACTAGCCTCAAATGTAACACATATAAAtagaaatgtctttattttttgcattCGTATTGCCTATAAATGTGGAtacaaagcatttttttcaCATAGCTATATGAAATTAGCAATTTAAGCTACTATCTGTCCCATTACAACATTCAACATTATGGAGCACCTATTGTGCTGGTTGAAAAATGGGAGCTAGTTATCATCTTAACTTTTTGTTATTtgaaaacaggtgaaaacatcaGGCCAGTTGAAACCTACAGTTATGTCTTTGAAACTACCATACATTTAAGGAAGCCTATGGAGTTTTTGACCTCTGATCGTGCTATAGAGAAGTTTTCTTATGTGTGGGTCTCCATTTTGTTGTGTATGAAGACGCACATGCATTGGCACAACAGTTTCACACTATTTGACTGATCTGCAGTCAGCTGTAATGTGCTATGATATGCAGCAATgtgcacagaggaagaagactgCTAGCTCttaaactttaaatgtaaacaattCAGAATACATGAGAAACATAACTTTTGCTTGTTCACAGGAAAACTTATAAATATTCCCTGATTATAAGATGACCAGTTGTCTCTGATCTCTGCCCGTAAGACTGTTGAAAGTGAtacagaaaatcattttttatgctACAGATATTTCAATAATTGAATTACAGCACCGACATCATCAGCTGGTGCCAGGAATTTACATCCACAGGAGGACACTAATACAGGAGGTGctattttattgcttaaaaaTGTAGTTTCTGTAATGACAATTCTGACCAAATATGTACACATGCCATTTGCAATCCAGCTCAGTGGGCTCTGATGCAGTCtgaacaaagacacatacacataagaATTCATGTCAACTTATTATTAGCCCgtatagacacaaacacaggcaaagacaccaacacacacaaacacacacacatatccacactCACTCAGTAATCTGGGGAATATCCAGAGCTAAGAATAGAAAGGCTTATcagtgagagagacactgagagagggggagggagacagacatgtgtgtatttaaagtTAATGTAAGTTGCTGTAATAATTGGCTCCAACGAGAATGACACAATACCCACTGTAACCCTTAAAAATCATCATAGACACAGGTTTCCCAGCCAATGTTCAACTACTGTATGTTATCAAGTGCATCTTATTCAAATTATGTGAAATCAAGAGAGACTAAAGTACATCTTTGCACTTATAACATATACAAAACTTAGACATGTTTGAAATTGTACGTATCACACctaatttttttctcaaataagTCCTGGTCTAAGCTAAATCCTGCAAGTCATCCAAGTGACAAACTCTACCTCTACAGGCTGCTGCATAAACCAAatagaaaccttttttttggtttgtcttCGTTTTGCATTTTATAGTACATCATTGTGTTCAAGGACaggctctcacacacacacgggcaaaCACAATGTATACTGCCCTCAATCACATACACTAGAAGCATCGCTGACACAGATGTAGCCTTGTAGGCCATGTTTCTGTCAATAGCTTCCCTGTAAactgtctttctgtctgcagctgagcTTTCACATGGCTGTATCAAATCAGATATGTATGACTGTCGCTTTGATTTTTCCACTTATCTATATTTTCTGGGAGCATCATGCTTGCTACCATCTGCAGTGCCAAATATCTGACTCTCCCCACGTGTCCCTCATTTAGTCTGCTTGCTTGTTGACGTGATGGTCGATGCGTGTGTCGGTCAGCCATCCTTTCTGTTTGTCAGATATTCTGTGGTTGCCTTTGTCACTTGCTGTTTTAGCAGGCCAGGCTGAAGTGCACCTGTCATGCTTTGTCACCTGATCACAGCCTATTTGGAGAATCTGGCTTTCtaaaggaaatgtgtgtgtgtgagagagagaaagagagagagaaaagagggagagaaagtcaGAGAGGTAACAGTCAGGCAGGGTGGCCTCATTTAAGTTGATtggattctgtgtgtgtctgtgtgcatatgagtgtgtgtgtgcgtatgtattGAGTTTTGGGAGCATGACGGCTTATCCACTCTACGAGGGACACACACTGTCCTAAACA
This DNA window, taken from Seriola aureovittata isolate HTS-2021-v1 ecotype China chromosome 20, ASM2101889v1, whole genome shotgun sequence, encodes the following:
- the ankrd33ba gene encoding ankyrin repeat domain-containing protein 33B, with amino-acid sequence MVLITDDRDGGGAPSVRVKQLQQQQKVAGNISQVHPTIAEEPLSNSDDEDYLGSCEEDDDDDRDEEDDDEFEEVDFEDLEDCRSIASDDSFYPPDDVFADSERTPSPESPEPLSFFQACCTNNAAIVRIMIRHGVKEEEVKETDRNNRIGLLIACYQGYVDVVIALSQCPYLDVNWQDSEGNTALITAAQAGHITITNYLLNYYSGLDIERRNCHGFTALMKAAMQGRVECVRSLMMAGAALNAKDCGRNLTAREWALFTGRYETAWVITRLMERPCPRQYSDTYSLEWPPLASLVAKAQEPRGCLKRLSDTVRNVFNIANVTNPEDEGVIDHMVSITTAMRSPLIAIACHTVCPDSPPSVGKRRYAVPELIRQQRAKELRSINPDRVDSHLKLFQNSRVTLVAKSSVDRRASLQAQSLVPRHRSSSLGIVAYNEALELRRTSLLPMHMVLRRSSVRPGFSIPKVRVSKAPAPTYEPEKIRRKSSAKDGSGHLLQIPKWRYKELKEERRKAEEAERRRLEAVTKRHLAAGKRK